Part of the Campylobacter suis genome, TTTTTATCATTGGTGGACAAGTGCTTTGGTTTGTTGGTTTATTGATGGGGGTAGGTCAGATAGTTGGAGCTTATGTTGGCTCAAATATGGTTATAAAAAAAGAGGTAAAATTTATCAGAACCATGTTTTTGATAGTAGTTGGGGCAACTATTTTAAAGCTTATTTATAGCTATTTTTTCATTTAAAATATAAATTTTTTATGAAAATAGCCCAAATTTTCACTATCTTAAAATACTTTTAACATTTATTTTGCTAAAATCAGCCTAAAATTTTAAATACTAAAAAGAGGGTTTTGTATGAAAGATATTTTTCTTTTTTCAAATTTGATCTATGATAGCCACGCATTTGTCTATATTTTTCACTTTTGTTTAGTCGCTTTAATCATAGTCCTAGTCGCTAAATTTGCCACATCAAAAATGCAGCTTGTTCCAAGAGGGCTTCAAAATATCGTTGAGGCATATCTTGAGGGCGTTGTTTCTATGGGTAAAGATACTCTTGGTAGCGAAACACTTGCTCGTAAGTATCTTCCGCTAGTTGCTACTATCGGTTTTGTTGTCTTTTTTTCAAACGCCATTGGCATTATCCCAGGCTTTGAATCGCCAACTTCGACTCTAAATTTAACCCTTACGCTTGCATTAGTTGTATTTGTTTATTATAACTATGAGGGTATTAAGAAAAACGGTTTTGTTGGCTATTTTAAACATTTTATGGGGCCAAGCAAGGCTCTTGCGCCGCTTATGTTTGTTGTGGAGATAATCTCTCATCTTTCTCGTATCGTTTCACTCTCTTTCCGTCTTTTTGGTAACATCAAGGGTGATGATCTCTTCCTTTTGGTTATGCTGACTCTTGCCCCTTTTATCGCACCACTTCCAGCTTATGCACTACTTACGCTTATGGCAGTGCTACAGTCATTTATATTTATGATGCTGACTTATGTATACCTTGCTGGTGCTGTTGCTGTAGAAGAGCATTAATATAAATTTAACTTTATTTTTGGCGAGCTCTTTTTAGGGTCTCGCCTTTTTTTATGCCAAAAATTTAGATAAAATTTGTTAAAATACCCATAAAATCAAATAAAAGGTATAAAATGTTTGAAGTCATTATAGGACTTGAAGTTCATACTCAATTAAACACTAAAACAAAAATTTTCTGCTCTTGTGCTACTAGTTTTGGAGAAGAAGCGAATACAAATGTATGTCCAACTTGCTTGGCACTTCCCGGAGCCTTGCCTGTTTTAAATAAAGAAGCTGT contains:
- a CDS encoding F0F1 ATP synthase subunit A, whose translation is MKDIFLFSNLIYDSHAFVYIFHFCLVALIIVLVAKFATSKMQLVPRGLQNIVEAYLEGVVSMGKDTLGSETLARKYLPLVATIGFVVFFSNAIGIIPGFESPTSTLNLTLTLALVVFVYYNYEGIKKNGFVGYFKHFMGPSKALAPLMFVVEIISHLSRIVSLSFRLFGNIKGDDLFLLVMLTLAPFIAPLPAYALLTLMAVLQSFIFMMLTYVYLAGAVAVEEH